A window from Bacteroidota bacterium encodes these proteins:
- a CDS encoding VOC family protein: MNPVVHFEMPAKDRKRMSEFYTKAFGWKTQQFGEDMGNYVLVETAEGDGNGRPKQGINGGFYDRTEDPVSHAPSIVIGVENLQDHLKKVTAAGGKIIGEPTEIPGVGKWVSFLDTEGNRVSMLQPNAMG, encoded by the coding sequence ATGAATCCAGTAGTACATTTCGAAATGCCGGCAAAAGACCGCAAACGCATGAGCGAATTTTACACCAAAGCGTTTGGCTGGAAGACCCAACAATTCGGTGAGGACATGGGCAATTACGTGCTCGTCGAAACAGCCGAAGGCGATGGGAACGGCCGGCCAAAGCAAGGAATCAACGGTGGCTTCTACGATCGCACCGAGGATCCGGTCTCTCATGCGCCATCGATCGTTATCGGCGTCGAGAACCTCCAAGACCATCTTAAAAAAGTGACGGCTGCAGGCGGCAAGATTATCGGTGAACCAACAGAGATTCCCGGCGTCGGCAAATGGGTATCGTTTCTTGATACCGAAGGCAATCGCGTCAGCATGCTACAGCCAAACGCAATGGGCTAA
- a CDS encoding VOC family protein produces MTQINAYVTFEGNCREAMSFYHNCLGGELLIQTIGGSSIEDQCPTSMKDQILHASLCSDALTLMGSDMIGPDGFHQGNNIALALHCSTEEEIETFFSKLSLGGRVIHPLSVEFWGATFGMVTDRFGIRWMLSYDETLHVVLHTKNGKK; encoded by the coding sequence ATGACTCAAATTAACGCATACGTGACTTTTGAGGGCAATTGTCGTGAAGCAATGTCTTTCTATCACAACTGCTTGGGTGGTGAGTTACTAATCCAGACCATAGGCGGATCGAGCATCGAAGACCAATGCCCGACAAGCATGAAAGACCAGATTTTGCATGCATCGCTCTGCTCGGATGCGCTGACCCTCATGGGCTCGGATATGATCGGGCCGGACGGCTTCCATCAAGGAAATAACATTGCGCTTGCACTCCATTGCAGTACCGAGGAGGAGATCGAGACATTCTTCTCGAAGCTTTCTTTGGGTGGTCGAGTCATTCACCCGCTCAGCGTGGAATTCTGGGGGGCGACATTCGGTATGGTTACCGATCGGTTTGGCATCCGCTGGATGCTGAGCTACGACGAAACGCTGCATGTCGTGCTACACACAAAAAATGGCAAAAAATAA
- a CDS encoding tetratricopeptide repeat protein: protein MRTKLEAFPVSTIMERPAILNPIDEQPVTKDKLQAWFTAADALRQQGRLLEAASEFDGLIANARATGEREIEGRATNTRGVIEERREDYPSAKTYHDRALAIALEIGDRIGAGLARTDLAWVYQQWEMHDLAMDHARAALDELLGTPEEHVALHRMGTLLADSCRYRAALEFFEKALASVRSGSIATPQLERALSLNYAWSASMHLHLGDAMLAKEINLKALELVEQLDDPINVANLTAKIGYCEMELGEIPAARERMHLASNLYLAQGRLSSLASCQMSIADLETRSGNPAEALSMLESASKYLQESGSKRFAWRLHETYSSAYEAMGDWRMVVHHDRERERSREERDSEQLQDKLGAAQILIATQRERHAMELQKLRAEKLEQQIAMQLLSVAAQAELVQKIRDGIREAVRRLADPINTLNEIQEIIRALPRQEIDWPKFEAQLTMLHPGFRTNLEIKFPELTSQEVRVCALVRVGLINPEIAKLLSLSERTLENHRFNIRKKLGLKTGDHLGEFLSGNV from the coding sequence ATGCGCACTAAGCTGGAAGCATTTCCTGTTTCCACTATCATGGAACGTCCGGCCATTCTGAACCCAATCGATGAGCAACCCGTAACGAAAGACAAGTTGCAGGCATGGTTCACCGCGGCCGATGCACTGCGCCAGCAAGGCCGGCTATTGGAAGCAGCGAGTGAATTCGATGGACTCATCGCAAACGCCCGGGCCACGGGTGAACGCGAAATCGAAGGGCGTGCGACGAACACGCGCGGCGTCATCGAAGAGCGCCGTGAGGACTATCCTTCCGCGAAGACATACCACGACCGCGCGCTTGCGATCGCGCTGGAAATTGGCGATCGCATCGGTGCGGGTCTGGCACGGACCGATCTGGCGTGGGTCTATCAGCAATGGGAGATGCACGATCTCGCCATGGATCACGCGAGAGCCGCTCTGGACGAGTTACTCGGGACGCCCGAAGAGCACGTCGCGCTGCACAGGATGGGAACGCTGCTTGCGGATTCATGCCGATATCGAGCCGCGCTCGAATTTTTCGAGAAGGCGCTCGCTTCGGTCCGTTCGGGCTCGATCGCCACGCCGCAGCTGGAACGCGCCCTTTCCCTGAACTATGCATGGAGCGCCTCGATGCATCTGCACCTGGGAGATGCTATGCTTGCAAAGGAGATCAACCTCAAAGCGCTGGAACTGGTTGAGCAGCTCGACGATCCGATTAATGTTGCTAATCTCACGGCAAAGATAGGTTATTGCGAGATGGAATTGGGCGAGATTCCAGCCGCACGCGAGCGAATGCATCTTGCTTCCAATCTCTATCTCGCTCAGGGGCGGCTCAGTAGTCTTGCATCCTGCCAGATGTCGATTGCAGATCTGGAGACACGCTCGGGCAACCCGGCGGAAGCGCTGTCGATGCTGGAATCGGCTTCGAAATATCTTCAGGAATCCGGAAGCAAGCGGTTCGCATGGCGCCTCCACGAGACCTACTCGAGCGCCTACGAAGCGATGGGCGACTGGAGAATGGTCGTCCATCACGATCGAGAGCGCGAGCGCAGCCGCGAGGAGCGTGATTCGGAACAACTCCAGGATAAACTTGGCGCTGCCCAGATCTTAATTGCGACCCAACGCGAGCGGCACGCTATGGAATTGCAGAAACTACGCGCCGAGAAACTCGAACAGCAGATTGCGATGCAGCTCCTCTCTGTCGCGGCACAGGCTGAGCTCGTCCAGAAAATTCGCGATGGCATTCGGGAGGCGGTTCGGAGACTTGCGGATCCCATCAATACCTTGAATGAAATCCAGGAGATCATCCGAGCACTTCCGCGGCAGGAGATCGACTGGCCGAAGTTCGAGGCACAGCTAACGATGCTTCATCCTGGCTTCCGGACGAATCTCGAAATCAAGTTTCCTGAACTGACGTCCCAGGAGGTTCGAGTATGTGCACTGGTCCGTGTGGGCCTCATCAATCCGGAAATCGCCAAACTTTTGAGTCTCTCCGAGCGGACTCTGGAGAACCATCGCTTCAATATCCGTAAGAAACTGGGGCTAAAGACCGGGGACCATCTGGGCGAATTCTTGAGTGGTAACGTTTAG